The DNA region ttctcaaatactgaggcttctggtctccgaatggaggcgtgggttcaaatcccacttctgacagcaacttttcagaagcccgaaaaaatgacatctacgacttaagcaatatagaatatgttctcagattttaaatttggcaaatatctatcacttacaaaagctgaaacttttggattcccactATTTCATTAACTGTACCGATACTTAGAGTCAGCTgtagtactgtcaggatggccgagtggtctaaggcgccagactcaagggttttgaccttctcaaatactgaggcttctggtctccgaatggaggcgtgggttcaaatcccacttctgacagcaacttttcataaacctgaaaaaatgacatatatgcttatatattaaatatgacttaagcaatatagaatatgttctcagattttaaatgtggcaaatatctatcactttacAATAGCtgaaacttttggattcccattagattTTTAATtgtaccgatacttacagcaaagctgtcgtactgtcaggatggccgagcggtctaaggcgccagactcaaggtttcaaccttctcaaatactgaggcttctggtctccaaatggaggcgtgggttcaaatcccacttctgacagcaacttttcataaacctgaaaaaatgacatatatgcttatatattaaatatgacttaagcaatatagaatatgttctcagattttaaatgtggcaaatatctatcacttacaaAAGCTGAAACTTTCGGATTCCCACTATTAAATTAACTGTACCGATACTTACAGTCAGCTGTCGtgctgtcaggatggccgagcggtctaaggcgccagactcaagggtttcgaccttctcaaatactgaggcttctggtctccgaatggaggcgtgggttcaaatcccacttctgacaactatttttcaggagcctgaaaaaatgtcataaatgacttaagcaatatagaatatgttctcagattttaaatgtggcaaatatctatcacttgacaaaaactcagacttttggattcccattagtttattaattgcaccgatacttacagcaaagctgtcgtactgtcaggatggccgagcggtctaaggcgccagactcaagatttcaaccttctcaaatactgaggcttctggtctccgaatggaggcgtgggttcaaatcccacttctgacagcaacttttcataaacctgaaaaaatgacatatatgcttatatattaaatatgacttaagcaatatagaatatgttctcagattttaaatgtggcaaatatctatcacttacaaAAGTTGAAACTTTCGGATTCCCACTATTTCATTAACAGTACCGATACTTACAGTCAGCTcttgtactgtcaggatggccgagcggtctaaggcgccagactcaagggtttcgaccttctcaaatactgaggcttctggtcaccgaatggaggcgtgggttcaaatcccacttctgacaactatttttcaggagcctgaaaaaatgtcataaatgacttaagcaatatagaatatgttctcagattttaaatgtggcaaatatctatcacttacaaaagctgaaacttttggattcccattagatcTTTAATtgtaccgatacttacagcaaagctgtcgtactgtcaggatggccgagcggtctaaggcgccagactcaaggtttcaaccttctcaaatactgaggcttctggtctccgaatcgaggcgtgggttcaaatcccacttctgacagcaacttttcataaacctgaaaaaatgacatatatgcttatatattaaatatgacttaagcaatatagaatatgttctcagattttaaatgtggcaaatatctatcactttacAATAGCtgaaacttttggattcccattagtttattaattgcaccgatacttacagcaaagctgtcgtactgtcaggatggccgagcggtctaaggcgccagactcaaggtttcaaccttctcaaatactgaggcttctggtctccgaatggaggcgtgggttcaaatcccacttctgacaactatttttcaggagcctgaaaaaatgtcagaaatgacttaagcaatatagaatatgttctcagattttaaatgtggcaaatatctatcacttacaaaagctgaaacttttggattcccattagatcTTTAATTGTACCGATACTAACAGcacagctgtcgtactgtcaggatggccgagcggtctaaggcgccagactcaaggtttcaaccttctcaaatactgaggcttctggtctccgaatggaggcgtaggttcaaatcccacttctgacagcaacttttcagaagcccgaaaaaatgacatctacgacttaagcaatatagaatatgttctcagattttaaatgtggcaaatatctatcactttacAATAGCtgaaacttttggattcccattagattTTTAATtgtaccgatacttacagcaaagctgtcgtactgtcaggatggccgagcggtctaaggcgccagactcaaggtttcatccttctcaaatactgaggcttctggtctctgaatggaggcgtgggttcaaatcccacttctgacagcaacttttcagaagcccgaaaaaatgacatctacaacttaagcaatatagaatatgttctcagattttaaatgtggcaaatatctatcacttgacgaaaactcagacttttggattcccattagtttattaattgcaccgatacttacagcacagctgtcgtactgtcaggatggccgagcggtctaaggcgccagactcaaggtttcaaccttctcaaatactgaggcttctggtctccgaatggaggcgtgggttcaaatcccacttctgacagcaacttttcataaacctgaaaaaatgacatatatgcttatatattaaatatgacttaagcaatatagaatatgttctcagattttaaatgtggcaaatatctatcacttacaaAAGCTGAAACTTTCGGATTCCCACTATTTCATTAACTGTACCGATACTTACAGtcagctgtcgtactgtcaggatggccgagcggtctaaggcgccagactcaagggtttcgaccttctcaaatactgaggcttctggtctccgaatggaggcgtgggttcaaatcccacttctgacaactatttttcaggagcctgaaaaaatgtcataaatgacttaagcaatatagaatatgttctcagattttaaatgtggcaaatatctatcacttacaaaagctgaaacttttggattcccattagatcTTTAATtgtaccgatacttacagcaaagctgtcgtactgtcaggatggccgagcggtctaaggcgccagactcaaggtttcaaccttctcaaatactgaggcttctggtctccgaatggaggcgtgggttcaaatcccacttctgacaactatttttcaggagcctgaaaaaatgtcagaaatgacttaagcaatatagaatatgttctcagattttaaatgtggcaaatatctatcacttacaaaagctgaaacttttggattcccattagatcTTTAATTGTACCGATACTAACAGcaaagctgtcgtactgtcaggatggccgagcggtctaaggcgccagactcaaggtttcaaccttctcaaatactgaggcttctggtctccgaatggaggcgtaggttcaaatcccacttctgacagcaacttttcagaagcccgaaaaaatgacaactacgacttaagcaatatagaatatgttctcagattttaaatgtggcaaatatctatcacttacaaaagctgaaacttttggattcccattagatcTTTAATtgtaccgatacttacagcaaagctgtcgtactgtcaggatggccgagcggtctaaggcgccagactcaaggtttcaaccttctcaaatactgaggcttctggtctccgaatggaggcgtgggttcaaatcccacttctgacagcaacttttcataaacctgaaaaaatgacatatatgcttatatattaaatatgacttaagcaatatagaatatgttctcagattttaaatgtggcaaaaatctatcacttacaaaagctgaaacttttggattcccattagatcTTTAATtgtaccgatacttacagcaaagctgtcgtactgtcaggatggccgagcggtctaaggcgccagactcaaggtttcaaccttctcaaatactgaggcttctggtctccgaatggaggcgtgggttcaaatcccacttctgacagcaacttttcataaacctgaaaaaatgacatatatgcttatatattaaatatgacttaagcaatatagaatatgttctcagattttaaatgtggcaaatatctatcacttacaaAAGCTGAAACTTTCGGATTCCCACTATTTAATTAACTGTACCGATACTTACAGtcagctgtcgtactgtcaggatggccgagcggtctaaggcgccagactcaagggtttcgaccttctcaaatactgaggcttctggtctccgaatggaggcgtgggttcaaatcccacttctgacaactatttttcaggagcctgaaaaaatgtcataaatgacttaagcaatatagaatatgttctcagattttaaatgtggcaaatatctatcacttgacaaaaactcagacttttggattcccattagtttattaattgcaccgatacttacagcaaagctgtcgtactgtcaggatggccgagcggtctaaggcaccagactcaaggtttcaaccttctcaaatactgaggcttctggtctccgaatggaggcgtgggttcaaatcccacttctgacagcaacttttcataaacctgaaaaaatgacatatatgcttatatattaaatatgacttaagcaatatagaatatgttctcagattttaaatgtggcaaatatctatcacttacaaAAGTTGAAACTTTCGGATTCCCACTATTTCATTAACAGTACCGATACTTACAGTCAGCTcttgtactgtcaggatggccgagcggtctaaggcgccagactcaaggatttcgaccttctcaaatactgaggcttctggtcaccgaatggaggcgtgggttcaaatcccacttctgacaactatttttcaggagcctgaaaaaatgtcataaatgacttaagcaatatagaatatgttctcagattttaaatgtggcaaatatctatcacttacaaaagctgaaacttttggattcccattagatcTTTAATtgtaccgatacttacagcaaagctgtcgtactgtcaggatggccgagcggtctaaggcgccagactcaaggtttcaaccttctcaaatactgaggcttctggtctccgaatcgaggcgtgggttcaaatcccacttctgacagcaacttttcataaacctgaaaaaatgacatatatgcttatatattaaatatgacttaagcaatatagaatatgttctcagattttaaatttgGCAAATGTCTATCACTTGACGAAAACtgagacttttggattcccattagttcaTTAATTGTACCGATACAGCATAGCTCTCGTAGCCTACTGTCAGGATGGAAAAGCGAAAGAGACTTTTACAGTGACaaaacttgaaataaaaataaggttTTTGACGCAGAATGTCATGTGCTAGATCAATGGCAAATCTATAACAGGAAGCAGTCAGGAATTTCATTGAAAGACTTAATAAAGGGGAGTCAGATTAGTCATTTGCTAGATGTGCAGCGTCAGAGTAGTAGTCACATTATTTTGGCGGCAGATCACCTGAACTACATATTGAAATAATTAACGACCCCTCATACACATTATTGTAtattaaattgttaaatattacaacaagaacAGAAATGAGCACATTGCGATCGATTCAGTGATAGATTGCTTTAGTCTCGTGTCGCCAGACAGTCAGATCGATGTGAAGGAGCGATTGCTTTGTCTGGCGAATGGGCCAGTTTGTGATCCTGACGTTTGTTGCTCAGTGCAGCTTGACttttgtctaaaatataaaataataatggctCAGCCTCCACCAAAACCATGGGAAAGGCGAATCCCTGGAACCATGACTGCGCCACTAAACTATCGGTTCGTAAAAACTCCAGTATGTCCAAAAGACGAAGTGTTGTTAGGACGGCTAGCAAGCCTGATTGCTATCGAACACGTAATGCAAAATATATTTACTTGACAAATAGATATTTCGTTATAACATGCTTATAAGTTTGTGGTTAATGCGATActaagaaaaaaatactatgttaTGTTGTTGTGTTGACACTTTAACTTTTGCTAATAAGTTACATAAACTTAATGCTTGGCTCGTGCTCGAGCACGTCAGTAAATGTTTGCATGCGAGTGTCAAAGTTCACTCCAACATACCCATCCTGTTTTTCTGCCTTTCTGACAACTTTCAACGAAGTTTCTATTATTAATGCTGTTATTTGTATTTGGTGTTTCAATTGActctgcttttttgtttttattttcaaatatctAGATCAGCTGACTTTGGATCAGTATCACAAAGTGGGCCATCAGTGTCTGGTCCTCCAGTTCTAACACGTGTGACACCACCGATCCCTCCAAGACCCGTTCAACAGGCATACCGTCCTACATACAGCTCGTTTTCTTCCTCATACAGCCCTTATGGGAGCTCCATCTATGGGGGCTACAGCCCCTACAGCTACAGTGGTTATGGAGTTGGAGGCGGTCTGGGTTATAACCGCTATAACCTAACAGACGACGTCCCACCCAGCCGTTTTGTCCAGCAGGCCGAGGAGAGCAGCCGTGGAGCATTTCAGTCCATTGAAAGCATTGTCCACGCCTTCTCGTCTGTCAGCATGATGATGGACGCTACTTTCTCTGCTGTCTACAACAGCTTCCGTGCTGTACTGGATGTGGCCAATCACTTCTCACGCTTGCGCATACATTTCACAAAAGTGCTGTCTGCTTTCGCCCTTGTTAGGACCCTTAGATACCTATATCGCAGGCTACAGAGGCTGCTGGGATTGCGTCAGGATTCAGAGGTGGATGACTTGTGGGCAGACAGCGCTGCCTCCTCCATTGTATCTGCTTCAGGAACCAGAGCCGCAGGGATTGATGACCCCGGAGCGAATTCTGTCAAATCATGGCCCATTTTCTTGTTTTTTGCTGTGGTTCTTGGAGGGCCGTATTTGATCTGGAAGCTTTTGCGGTCTGCTGAGGGTCTTGAGGAAAATTGTGAGACATTTTTTCTCCCTTCCTATTCTGTCTCTTCTCACACTTCACACACTCTTTTCTCAATTTGTAGGTCTGaggtttcttttttttgtttgcaaCAATAGTGAAAGTTTTAAAGACCAGTATTGCTTGAAtatatacagtaccagtcaaaagtttttgaacagtaagatttttattgtttttgaagaattctcttcttctcaccaagcccacatttatttgatccaaaatacaataaAGCGGTAATATTGGGAAAtactactttctatttgaatatattttaaaatgtaatttattcctgtaaacaAAGCTACAAattttagcattactccagtctttagtttcacatgatcctgcagaaatcgttctaatatgacAATTTGGGAAAtcaattatagaaatgaatacttttatttaaatgctgtccctctgaactttctattcatcaaagaagcctgaaaaattcagctttgaaatcacatacaTTTTAGAATAGaaacagttattctaaatagtacaactatttcaaaatgtttgttttgctgtactttggattaaacaaatgcaggcttggtgagcagaagagactcattTAAAAATTTACCcctagtttcacagacaaggcttaaacctaatcccagactaaaatgtaagtctgagctgtttcaacagAAAGAAACTTAAActaattgatcttaaaatatgtcagtgcctTTACGTTGTCTCAAGAtggacagtaatgtttttttctaagggatgtttataaaaactacttaagtgtcctaattgaactattgCCTAATCCTAGTTTaacctaagccctgtctgtgaaaccgggcctaaaaatcttactgttcaaaaacttttgactggtagtgtatatattaccACTATTCATATCATAGCTTTAATGTGGAACCATTGAAGCAACTATGAGAAtgatttacactaccattcaaaagtttggggtcagtaagatttttttttaaagaaacgagtacttttattcagtaaggatgcatttattataacagtgaagacatgttacaaaagattactgTTTTAAACAATTAGGATAAATTAAATttagttaaataaaaaacaaaacaaaacaaaactagctgtttgttcatcaaagaatcctgaaaaaaatagtTTCCAAACtgtttaacattgataataagatgagatgctgaaaattcaactttgccatcacaggaataatttttaaatattaaaatagaaaacagctaatataaattgtaataacatttgcaattttactgtttgttttttgtttttgtttttcaaataaattcaaaatattcactttttcctaaaaaaaaaaaaaactttagaacagtagtgtattttaaaatattaaaatagaaaacagttaatttaaactgtaataatattttgtaatactgtattttttatcgaatacattttaaatattataataaatttcaAAAACTTTAGAACAGTTGTGAAAGAAGCTTCTACACTTCTGAAGTAGAACTTAGGTCACTTAATAAATTGcagaattaattaatattatcatTCTGAATATTTTGTATATGTCTGAATATGTAGCTATGTCTGTATGTTTGTGATAGATAGACATTCTGGAAAATGTGTCTATGTTCTGTTTTATAGCCACTAACTGGGCAAGTGGGGAAGATGACCATGTTGTAGCACGAGCCGAGTATGACTTCACAGCTGCATCTGAGGAAGAGATCTCTCTACAGGCTGGAGACATGCTTAATCTTGCTCCTAAaggttaaaaaaataagaaaaactcTGAACATAAGTAtacataaagggatagttcaccaaaaagttaaaattctgtcatt from Garra rufa chromosome 21, GarRuf1.0, whole genome shotgun sequence includes:
- the pex13 gene encoding peroxisome biogenesis factor 13; the encoded protein is MAQPPPKPWERRIPGTMTAPLNYRSADFGSVSQSGPSVSGPPVLTRVTPPIPPRPVQQAYRPTYSSFSSSYSPYGSSIYGGYSPYSYSGYGVGGGLGYNRYNLTDDVPPSRFVQQAEESSRGAFQSIESIVHAFSSVSMMMDATFSAVYNSFRAVLDVANHFSRLRIHFTKVLSAFALVRTLRYLYRRLQRLLGLRQDSEVDDLWADSAASSIVSASGTRAAGIDDPGANSVKSWPIFLFFAVVLGGPYLIWKLLRSAEGLEENSTNWASGEDDHVVARAEYDFTAASEEEISLQAGDMLNLAPKEQQPRVRGWLLASVDGQTTGLVPANYVKVLGRRRGRKHSELERMAQPQQGAQNLPAPQTALATASVPNSRLTVPTTSNPDELLESVYGETHGLHAALEVQPSTNNSSDTIEITSEKMDL